A single region of the Erythrobacter sp. HL-111 genome encodes:
- a CDS encoding SDR family NAD(P)-dependent oxidoreductase, giving the protein MDLEMKGAKAIVTGATRGIGNRIAERLFEAGADLAFCARDAQAVAHCEKGWAERGFRAKGTAVDVGDPQAYRKWLADAAHWLGGCDAFVHNVSGGGGAGGDEKWRLNFEIDMMGAVRGLEALEDDLAKDGGAVLFVSSTAGLETYPFVQPYNVMKAGLIVYAKQISKLLGRKGVRVNCISPGATTFPGGNWERHKVNHPDYYDATVAEIPFGRLGTAEEVADAAVFLLSRRASWITGANLIVDGGQTRRVSL; this is encoded by the coding sequence ATGGACCTCGAAATGAAGGGCGCCAAGGCGATCGTCACCGGGGCGACGCGGGGGATCGGCAACCGGATCGCCGAAAGGCTGTTCGAAGCCGGGGCGGACCTCGCCTTCTGCGCGCGCGACGCGCAGGCGGTGGCGCACTGCGAGAAGGGCTGGGCCGAACGCGGCTTTCGCGCAAAGGGGACGGCCGTCGATGTCGGGGACCCGCAGGCCTATCGGAAATGGCTCGCCGACGCCGCGCACTGGCTCGGCGGGTGCGATGCCTTCGTCCATAACGTGTCGGGCGGAGGCGGCGCGGGCGGCGACGAGAAATGGCGGCTCAATTTCGAAATCGACATGATGGGCGCGGTGCGCGGACTGGAGGCGCTCGAAGACGATCTTGCGAAGGACGGGGGCGCGGTGCTGTTCGTCTCGAGCACGGCCGGGCTCGAAACCTATCCCTTCGTCCAGCCCTACAACGTGATGAAGGCGGGGCTGATCGTCTATGCCAAGCAGATCAGCAAGCTGCTTGGCAGGAAGGGCGTGCGGGTCAACTGCATCTCGCCCGGCGCAACGACCTTTCCCGGCGGCAACTGGGAGCGGCACAAGGTGAACCATCCCGACTATTACGATGCGACGGTGGCCGAGATCCCCTTCGGCCGGCTCGGCACGGCGGAGGAGGTGGCGGACGCTGCGGTGTTCCTGCTGAGCAGGCGCGCCTCGTGGATCACGGGGGCGAACCTGATCGTCGATGGCGGGCAGACGCGGCGCGTCTCGCTCTAG
- a CDS encoding SDR family NAD(P)-dependent oxidoreductase → MKLAGHIALVTGAAGGIGAAVARLLLAEGAHVICADLESEAAFALAGELGEGAEGALLDVAERAHWDRLASAIERRHGRLDVLVNNAGISGMGDVDSIDAGFWERFQRINADSIFHSVQAMAPLLRASNHAAIVNVGSLLALRPNAALPAYCAAKASLRAQTKAYALHFAGRGEYIRVNAVHPGSTLTPMMEANLGASEQEREANYARRVAVHPLGAATGRIVLPEDVAKAVLFLACEDSAFITGIDLPVDGGASIAG, encoded by the coding sequence ATGAAGCTTGCCGGACACATCGCGCTGGTGACGGGCGCTGCGGGCGGGATCGGCGCGGCAGTGGCGCGGCTCCTGCTTGCCGAGGGCGCCCACGTGATCTGCGCCGACCTGGAAAGCGAGGCGGCCTTTGCGCTCGCCGGGGAGCTGGGGGAGGGCGCGGAGGGCGCGCTGCTCGACGTGGCCGAGCGGGCACATTGGGACAGGCTGGCGAGCGCGATCGAGCGGCGGCACGGGCGGCTCGACGTGCTGGTCAACAATGCCGGGATCTCCGGCATGGGCGACGTGGACAGCATCGATGCCGGTTTCTGGGAGCGGTTCCAGCGGATCAATGCGGACAGCATTTTCCATTCGGTGCAGGCCATGGCCCCCTTGCTGCGCGCATCGAACCATGCCGCGATCGTCAATGTCGGCTCGCTTCTCGCATTGAGGCCCAATGCCGCGCTTCCGGCCTATTGCGCCGCCAAGGCCTCCCTGCGCGCCCAGACCAAGGCCTATGCGCTGCATTTCGCCGGGCGCGGCGAATATATCCGCGTGAATGCCGTCCATCCGGGATCGACCCTGACGCCGATGATGGAGGCCAATCTCGGCGCGAGCGAGCAGGAGCGCGAGGCGAACTACGCCCGCCGCGTGGCGGTCCACCCGCTGGGCGCAGCGACGGGGCGGATCGTGCTGCCCGAGGACGTCGCGAAAGCGGTGCTGTTCCTCGCCTGCGAGGATTCCGCCTTCATCACCGGTATCGACCTTCCCGTCGATGGCGGCGCGAGCATTGCGGGCTAG
- a CDS encoding MFS transporter, whose amino-acid sequence MKAEAGFLEARPWPAARLAWTALAILALANVLSYLDRIVINLLVEPIQRDLAISDTGFGLLQGVAFGLFYTAMALPIGRLVDNGPRKPIIAIGVAVFSLFTLASGLARTFGEMFIARIGVGAGEASVVPTAYSIISDMFPPEKLGRAMSVFTMTAFIGIGLAYIAGGVAIAAVARWDAPGFLGELAPWRRTFLLVAVPGLLVALALLLVLKEPERRGGKGQAKVPLRAVAAHLSGQRRTLALVFAGFSMITLSGYASTVWTPALFIRAFGWSAGEIGIAYGALYLVLGPAGALLAGTICDRMTARGSRDAPLKVAAWGYLGTGLFGGLGPLMPTGETALAVFAPAMLMSTMPYPMAGTAIQLVTPGRMRGQVSALYMLVINLVGLGAGPLVVGVFNDALFTGPEGVRYSLAWVNAVSAPVAFVLLLAAFRPYRALRRET is encoded by the coding sequence TTGAAGGCCGAGGCCGGGTTCCTCGAGGCTCGGCCATGGCCCGCGGCAAGGCTCGCCTGGACTGCGCTCGCGATCCTCGCGCTCGCCAATGTCCTGTCCTATCTCGACCGGATCGTCATCAACCTGCTGGTCGAGCCGATCCAGCGCGATCTGGCGATCAGCGACACCGGGTTCGGCCTGTTGCAGGGCGTCGCCTTCGGCCTGTTCTACACCGCCATGGCGCTGCCGATCGGGCGGCTGGTCGACAACGGGCCGCGCAAGCCGATCATCGCCATCGGGGTCGCGGTCTTCAGCCTGTTCACGCTGGCTTCGGGCCTGGCGCGCACATTCGGCGAGATGTTCATCGCCCGGATAGGTGTCGGCGCAGGCGAGGCGAGCGTCGTGCCGACCGCCTATTCGATCATCTCCGACATGTTCCCGCCCGAGAAGCTGGGCCGGGCGATGAGCGTCTTCACCATGACCGCCTTCATCGGCATCGGCCTTGCCTATATTGCGGGCGGAGTGGCGATCGCGGCTGTGGCGAGGTGGGACGCGCCGGGCTTTCTTGGCGAGCTCGCCCCGTGGCGGCGGACCTTCCTGCTGGTCGCCGTGCCCGGCCTGCTCGTCGCGCTGGCGCTGCTGCTGGTGCTGAAGGAGCCGGAGCGGCGCGGCGGTAAGGGACAGGCGAAGGTCCCCCTGCGCGCGGTCGCCGCGCATCTTTCCGGGCAACGCCGCACCCTGGCGCTTGTCTTTGCAGGGTTCAGCATGATCACCCTGTCGGGCTATGCTTCGACCGTATGGACCCCGGCCCTGTTCATCCGCGCTTTCGGCTGGTCGGCGGGCGAGATCGGGATCGCCTATGGCGCGCTCTATCTCGTCCTGGGGCCTGCGGGCGCGCTGTTGGCGGGGACCATCTGCGACCGGATGACGGCCCGGGGGTCGCGCGATGCGCCGTTGAAGGTGGCGGCGTGGGGCTATCTCGGCACCGGCCTGTTCGGCGGACTCGGCCCGCTGATGCCGACCGGAGAAACGGCTCTGGCGGTCTTCGCGCCCGCCATGCTGATGTCGACCATGCCCTATCCGATGGCCGGGACCGCGATCCAGCTGGTGACGCCGGGCCGGATGCGCGGGCAGGTGAGCGCGCTCTACATGCTCGTCATCAACCTCGTCGGGCTGGGCGCAGGGCCGCTGGTGGTGGGGGTGTTCAACGATGCGCTGTTCACCGGTCCCGAGGGCGTGCGCTATTCGCTTGCCTGGGTGAACGCGGTTTCGGCGCCGGTCGCCTTCGTCCTGCTGCTCGCCGCCTTTCGTCCCTATCGCGCGCTTCGCAGAGAAACATGA
- a CDS encoding TetR/AcrR family transcriptional regulator — protein MNDRDDTENSHITRLPDPAALSSGEFNRSRRTRLRILGAGVAVLARDGYKKLSTTGVAKEAGITRAAMLYHFGSRAELIEAIIRHVTRRRIDMYTAAMEGLPHDEGFLERAVDIAWEQLQTPEFEAYTELSLASRTDPALRALMEPALAAFDRARREAALGLFPRYLSDSVEFDLRRDIVRFLLEGVAQQDGITFNREERTGALLRFLKLLIGTQEGVALLRKVARGAHEDDAA, from the coding sequence ATGAACGATCGAGACGACACCGAAAACAGCCACATCACCCGCCTGCCCGACCCGGCGGCGCTGAGCTCCGGCGAATTCAACCGCTCGCGCCGCACGCGCCTCAGGATCCTCGGTGCGGGCGTCGCCGTGCTGGCGCGGGACGGCTACAAGAAGCTCTCCACCACCGGCGTTGCGAAAGAGGCCGGGATCACGCGCGCGGCCATGCTCTACCATTTCGGATCGCGCGCCGAGTTGATCGAGGCGATCATCCGCCATGTCACCCGCCGCAGGATCGACATGTACACCGCGGCGATGGAGGGCCTGCCGCATGACGAGGGCTTCCTCGAACGCGCGGTCGATATCGCCTGGGAGCAGCTCCAGACCCCGGAATTCGAGGCCTATACCGAACTCTCGCTGGCCTCGCGCACCGATCCCGCATTGCGCGCGCTGATGGAGCCCGCGCTCGCCGCCTTCGACCGCGCGCGGCGCGAAGCGGCGCTGGGCCTCTTCCCGCGCTACCTTTCGGACAGCGTCGAATTCGACCTGCGCCGCGACATCGTGCGCTTCCTTCTCGAAGGGGTGGCACAGCAGGACGGCATCACGTTCAATCGCGAGGAACGGACAGGCGCGCTGCTGCGCTTTCTCAAGCTGCTGATCGGCACGCAGGAAGGCGTCGCGCTGCTGCGCAAGGTGGCCCGGGGCGCGCACGAGGACGATGCGGCTTGA
- a CDS encoding cytochrome P450 yields the protein MRAPWLAYEAMREEQGPLWEEPETGVVFVLDYVLAEEVMRSHTRFSSFADRAAMRKGGLPAEVLEIKAQGWPLALTMVQNDGPSHDDYRKLVGPFFLPRRLKTMEPFVAARIGELLDAIDAKGGACDFFPDFAVPLPVSVIGEYLGMRHLGDETVKRWSDAFADEIGFLTSDERAVEIARLTLECHRAMVALCDERRGGEGEDIITALANARKPDGEPLDNPELLSILTQLMVAGNETTTSTLGFALLRLARDPALFARLGGEPDKIASFLEEVLRLDSPIQGQFRKAVGEQRLGGHTIPDGTMLHVRFGAANRDEKVWGEGAGEVRLDRKPPKPHMAFGSGIHFCVGAALSRLEMRLALGEILTRYRSVRLVGSEDDLPFRTNFHQRGMICLPLEFER from the coding sequence ATGCGCGCGCCGTGGCTGGCCTACGAGGCGATGCGCGAGGAGCAGGGGCCGCTCTGGGAGGAACCGGAAACGGGCGTCGTCTTCGTGCTCGATTACGTGTTGGCCGAAGAGGTGATGCGCAGCCACACCCGCTTTTCCAGTTTTGCCGACCGCGCCGCGATGCGCAAGGGCGGGCTGCCTGCCGAAGTGCTGGAGATCAAGGCGCAGGGGTGGCCGCTCGCGCTCACAATGGTCCAGAACGACGGGCCGAGCCACGACGACTATCGCAAGCTCGTCGGCCCCTTCTTCCTGCCGCGCCGTCTCAAGACGATGGAACCCTTCGTCGCCGCGCGGATCGGTGAACTGCTGGATGCGATCGATGCGAAGGGCGGCGCGTGCGATTTCTTCCCCGATTTCGCCGTCCCGCTGCCGGTTTCGGTGATCGGCGAATATCTGGGGATGCGGCACCTCGGCGACGAGACGGTGAAACGCTGGTCCGATGCCTTCGCCGACGAGATCGGGTTCCTCACCAGCGACGAGCGCGCCGTCGAGATCGCCAGGCTCACGCTCGAATGCCACAGGGCGATGGTCGCGCTGTGCGACGAAAGGCGCGGGGGAGAGGGCGAGGACATCATCACCGCGCTCGCCAATGCGCGAAAACCCGATGGCGAACCGCTCGACAATCCGGAACTGCTTTCGATCCTCACGCAATTGATGGTGGCGGGCAACGAGACGACAACCTCCACGCTCGGGTTTGCCCTGCTGCGCCTCGCCCGCGATCCGGCGCTGTTTGCGCGGCTCGGGGGCGAACCGGACAAGATCGCCTCCTTCCTCGAGGAAGTGCTGCGATTGGACAGCCCGATCCAGGGCCAGTTCCGCAAGGCCGTCGGCGAACAGCGCTTGGGAGGGCACACCATCCCCGATGGCACCATGCTCCATGTCCGGTTCGGCGCGGCCAATCGCGACGAGAAGGTCTGGGGCGAAGGGGCGGGCGAGGTCCGATTGGACCGCAAGCCGCCAAAGCCGCACATGGCCTTCGGCAGCGGGATCCATTTCTGCGTCGGCGCGGCGCTCTCGCGGCTCGAAATGCGGCTCGCGCTCGGCGAGATTCTGACGCGCTACCGATCGGTCCGGCTCGTGGGCAGCGAAGACGACCTTCCCTTTCGCACGAATTTCCACCAACGGGGCATGATTTGCCTGCCTCTGGAATTCGAGCGATGA
- a CDS encoding SRPBCC family protein — protein sequence MPQRSPRAPRPTLSQMLAREKRPVPPLLAERGEASVPVKPIDRRRYYDPDFAALENARLWPRTWQMACRLEDIPEVGDYVLYEIAEISLIVVRSDRDTVKAFFNACLHRGRALRDADGTASEFRCPFHGFTWGLDGACKRIVNEWDFAHVDKADFALPEAQVGIWGGFVFVCPDGCEQSLEHFLGPVVEAYETRGWSLAERTKAVHVQKINRCNWKIALEAFIESFHVTETHASAAPYLGDANTQYDVWEGTAHTRMISPRGLASPNVGPLSDEEVYRAGMRPALGDAADALTLPDTAESAREAIAAARRKALVGQGVEIAAEATDCELIDTIQYHVFPNLVCWAGWGSYLVYRFRPLGTDPDMSVMDIMFVVPGGDPGAVPEPQVVGPDASLQEAPQLGGYCAVFDEDSANLAALQRGLRTMRKTGPVTGAYQEARIRHFHAMLDKSLGQG from the coding sequence ATGCCCCAGCGTTCACCAAGGGCCCCGCGGCCGACGCTCAGCCAGATGCTCGCGCGCGAAAAGCGTCCCGTGCCCCCGCTCCTTGCCGAGCGCGGCGAGGCCTCGGTCCCCGTCAAACCGATCGACCGGAGGCGTTATTACGACCCGGATTTCGCCGCGCTCGAGAATGCGCGGCTGTGGCCCCGGACCTGGCAGATGGCCTGCCGGCTCGAGGATATTCCGGAAGTGGGAGACTATGTCCTCTACGAGATCGCCGAAATTTCCCTGATCGTTGTCCGTTCGGACAGGGACACGGTCAAGGCGTTCTTCAACGCCTGCCTGCATCGCGGCCGCGCGCTGCGCGATGCGGACGGCACGGCCAGCGAATTCCGCTGCCCCTTTCACGGTTTCACATGGGGCCTGGACGGGGCGTGCAAGCGGATCGTCAACGAATGGGATTTCGCCCATGTCGACAAGGCCGATTTCGCACTGCCGGAAGCGCAGGTGGGAATCTGGGGCGGATTCGTCTTCGTCTGCCCGGACGGATGCGAGCAGAGCCTCGAGCACTTCCTCGGTCCCGTGGTCGAGGCCTACGAGACGCGCGGCTGGTCGCTGGCCGAGCGGACCAAGGCGGTCCATGTCCAGAAGATCAACCGCTGCAACTGGAAGATCGCGCTCGAGGCTTTCATCGAAAGCTTCCACGTCACCGAAACCCATGCCAGCGCGGCGCCCTATCTGGGCGATGCGAACACCCAGTACGACGTGTGGGAAGGGACGGCGCACACCCGCATGATCTCCCCGCGCGGGCTCGCGAGCCCGAATGTCGGGCCGCTTTCGGACGAGGAGGTCTACCGCGCCGGGATGCGCCCCGCGCTGGGCGATGCGGCGGACGCGCTGACCCTGCCCGATACCGCCGAAAGCGCGCGCGAGGCGATCGCCGCGGCGCGGCGCAAGGCGCTGGTCGGGCAGGGGGTCGAAATCGCCGCGGAAGCGACCGATTGCGAACTGATCGACACGATCCAGTATCACGTCTTTCCCAATCTCGTGTGCTGGGCAGGCTGGGGGAGCTATCTCGTCTATCGCTTCCGCCCGCTCGGCACCGACCCCGACATGAGCGTCATGGACATCATGTTCGTCGTCCCCGGCGGCGATCCCGGTGCCGTGCCCGAGCCGCAGGTGGTCGGCCCCGATGCGAGCCTTCAGGAAGCGCCCCAGCTGGGTGGATATTGCGCCGTCTTCGACGAGGATTCGGCCAATCTCGCCGCGCTCCAGCGGGGCCTCAGGACGATGCGCAAGACTGGCCCGGTGACCGGCGCTTACCAGGAAGCGCGCATCCGCCATTTCCACGCGATGCTGGACAAGAGCCTTGGACAGGGTTGA
- a CDS encoding Rieske 2Fe-2S domain-containing protein, with translation MGDGERGWQCAGRVDAIPAARPLAVGLGGREVLLCRSGTMVFAVDARCPHAGQSLANGRVRGGTIACPFHGARFRLADGAPTAGPTRRALGTYEVRITGGEVWVRP, from the coding sequence ATGGGCGATGGCGAACGGGGTTGGCAATGCGCGGGCCGGGTGGACGCGATCCCCGCCGCGCGCCCGCTCGCGGTCGGGCTGGGCGGGCGGGAGGTCCTGCTGTGCCGGTCGGGCACGATGGTTTTCGCCGTGGATGCGCGCTGCCCCCATGCGGGGCAGTCCCTGGCCAACGGGCGGGTGAGGGGCGGGACGATCGCCTGCCCGTTTCACGGTGCGCGGTTTCGCCTTGCCGACGGCGCCCCGACGGCCGGACCGACGCGCCGGGCACTCGGCACGTACGAAGTCCGGATCACCGGGGGGGAGGTGTGGGTCCGGCCCTGA
- the infA gene encoding translation initiation factor IF-1 has product MAKEELITLEGEIDEVLPDGRFGVTLDNEHRIIAYTAGKMRRYRIRSVAGDRVHVEMTPYDLTKGRIVFRERTPGQGAGGARKRGFRR; this is encoded by the coding sequence TTGGCGAAGGAAGAGCTCATTACGCTGGAGGGCGAGATCGACGAGGTCCTGCCCGACGGGCGCTTCGGCGTCACCCTCGACAATGAGCATCGCATCATCGCCTACACGGCAGGAAAGATGCGCCGTTACCGGATTCGATCGGTCGCTGGCGACCGCGTGCATGTCGAGATGACGCCCTACGATCTGACCAAGGGTCGGATCGTCTTCCGCGAAAGGACCCCCGGCCAAGGTGCCGGCGGTGCCCGCAAGCGCGGATTCAGGCGCTGA
- a CDS encoding BLUF domain-containing protein has translation MQSEDAPSVPTDWTRSISYQSRATARPTAADLRELVSKAEARNQTLGVTGMLLYDKGRFFQTLEGPPRAIETLWTSIRSDPRHTDIEVLSEHVIPSRLFGGWNLLGYHGDEVPEATLRQAKAEHELTGEIPQFIDLVLNGDDIGINRKIAALIESGWKGDLILTHLIEPTARALGDAWLSDDCSELDLAIGLSMLQLAGHAIVHDPTPAKLRTSQYRILLATAPGEPHMLGTSLLADLFTDAGWNVDMAFPDSNQALANQLAAQQPDAVDIGLSDALSRKNSLALLRRTIERSRFAAPDHLTVVSVGGRLFSEAAATAENVGADYARKTVAGASIRIAELIRLKRQEHRQT, from the coding sequence ATGCAGTCCGAAGATGCTCCGTCGGTTCCGACCGACTGGACCAGGAGCATCAGCTATCAGAGCCGGGCAACCGCAAGACCGACCGCGGCGGACCTGCGCGAACTGGTCTCGAAGGCCGAGGCCCGGAACCAGACCCTCGGCGTGACCGGGATGCTGCTTTACGACAAGGGCCGCTTTTTCCAGACTCTGGAAGGCCCGCCGAGGGCCATCGAAACCTTGTGGACCTCGATCCGCAGCGACCCGCGCCACACCGACATCGAGGTGCTGAGCGAGCACGTCATCCCTTCCCGCCTGTTCGGCGGGTGGAACCTGCTCGGCTATCACGGCGACGAAGTGCCCGAGGCGACACTGCGCCAGGCGAAGGCCGAGCATGAACTGACGGGCGAGATCCCGCAATTCATCGACCTTGTCCTCAATGGCGACGACATCGGCATCAATCGCAAGATCGCCGCACTGATCGAGAGCGGGTGGAAGGGCGACCTGATCCTGACCCACCTGATCGAACCGACCGCGCGCGCGCTCGGCGATGCGTGGCTGTCCGACGACTGCTCCGAGCTGGATCTGGCGATCGGGCTCAGCATGTTGCAGCTCGCGGGCCACGCCATCGTGCACGATCCGACGCCGGCGAAGCTCCGCACCAGCCAGTACCGCATCCTGCTCGCCACCGCGCCGGGGGAGCCGCACATGCTCGGGACCTCGCTGCTCGCGGATCTCTTCACCGATGCCGGCTGGAATGTCGACATGGCGTTTCCCGACAGCAATCAGGCGCTCGCCAACCAGCTCGCCGCGCAGCAGCCCGACGCGGTGGACATCGGGCTGTCGGACGCGCTTTCGCGCAAGAACAGCCTCGCGCTGCTGCGGCGGACGATCGAGCGCAGCCGGTTCGCCGCCCCCGATCACCTGACCGTGGTGTCCGTCGGGGGGCGCCTGTTTTCGGAGGCCGCGGCGACTGCCGAGAATGTCGGCGCGGATTACGCCCGCAAGACCGTGGCAGGCGCGAGCATCCGGATCGCCGAGCTCATCAGGCTCAAGCGGCAGGAACACCGCCAGACCTGA
- a CDS encoding cytochrome-c peroxidase has product MRRLPAIALALASLTLVAAVASGDSGAGAIAELRAAYAGAPATWPRPQLEEGARFAEFGPLPARERPGESEQARIDLGEALFKDPRLSASGQIACESCHNRRLGWGDGLPTSFGHDRQTGSRNAMPLFTAAYMKELFWDGRSPSLEDQAHLPIVDPIEMAGEAGAIEERINAIPEYREGFRAAYGVERIGLSDIALALADFERAIPPPRSKWDRVFTEGTKILTDQELTGLHLFRTKAGCANCHNGPLLTDQRYHNLGISFYARSREDTGRWAVTGDPLDSGRFRTQSLRGVRRTAPYMHNGIFPHLEGVVNLYMGGGGRDRQEQSATTDAPPPRPDPLLKPRDLTREERAALVAFLEAL; this is encoded by the coding sequence ATGCGTCGTCTGCCTGCGATCGCGCTGGCTTTGGCCAGCCTGACCCTCGTCGCCGCTGTCGCCTCGGGCGACAGCGGGGCGGGGGCCATCGCCGAATTGCGCGCGGCCTATGCCGGTGCGCCCGCAACCTGGCCGCGCCCGCAGCTCGAAGAGGGGGCGCGCTTCGCCGAATTCGGCCCGCTCCCGGCGCGCGAGAGGCCGGGCGAGAGCGAACAGGCGCGCATCGATCTGGGCGAGGCGCTGTTCAAGGACCCGCGCCTGTCGGCCTCGGGCCAGATCGCCTGCGAAAGCTGCCACAACCGCCGGCTCGGCTGGGGTGACGGGCTGCCCACTTCCTTCGGGCACGACCGCCAGACCGGATCGCGCAACGCCATGCCGCTGTTCACCGCGGCCTACATGAAGGAACTGTTCTGGGACGGGCGCAGCCCCAGTCTCGAGGACCAGGCCCACCTGCCGATCGTCGACCCGATCGAGATGGCGGGCGAGGCGGGCGCGATCGAGGAGCGAATCAACGCCATTCCCGAATATCGCGAAGGCTTTCGCGCGGCCTACGGCGTAGAGCGGATCGGCCTGTCCGACATCGCTCTGGCGCTGGCCGATTTCGAACGGGCAATTCCCCCGCCGCGCTCAAAGTGGGACAGGGTGTTCACCGAGGGCACGAAGATCCTGACCGACCAGGAACTCACCGGCCTCCACCTGTTCCGCACCAAGGCGGGCTGCGCCAATTGCCACAACGGCCCGCTGCTGACCGACCAGCGCTATCACAATCTCGGCATCAGCTTCTACGCTCGCAGCCGCGAGGATACCGGGCGCTGGGCGGTGACGGGCGATCCGCTCGACAGCGGCCGTTTTCGCACCCAGTCCCTGCGCGGCGTGCGGCGCACCGCGCCCTATATGCACAACGGCATCTTCCCGCATCTCGAAGGCGTGGTGAACCTTTACATGGGCGGCGGCGGAAGGGACCGGCAGGAACAGAGCGCCACCACCGATGCTCCGCCGCCCCGGCCCGATCCGCTGCTCAAGCCGCGCGATCTCACCCGTGAGGAACGCGCGGCGCTGGTGGCGTTTCTCGAAGCGCTGTAG